From the Nitrospinaceae bacterium genome, the window GGGGGAGCATAAAGGACTGGTTTCAGGGCTCCTTGATTTTTCCCCTTGGCGCCTCTTTGATGTTTGCCATCATGCCGGTTGTGGCCAAGTTCGGGTTTGCTCTCCAGAACACCCCGTTTGTGGCCGTTGGGGTGGCATTTAGCTCGGCGGTGGTGTTTCTTTGTGTCTCACGCTTCGGGTTGGGAATTGGCGGGGAAATTCGATTCGATAGGCGCTCTTTGCGCTGGTTCATCCTCGCGGGGTTGAGCACAACTCTCTCGGCCGGTTTTTTCTGGACATCTCTTTCGATGGGGGATGTTTCCATCATGATGCCCTTGAGTCGGCTGGGGCCGCTATGGGCCGTGTTGTGGACCTACCTTTTCCTTGGTCATATTGAGCGTGTTACGCCTCGGATATTTTTCTCAGCCTTCCTCATTGTTTCTGGCGGCGGTTTTATCATGGCATTCAAGTAGGGATTGATAAGGTTCTTCATCGCGATTAGTCAGGGGGCGGTAAGGTTCCCCCCCCCAAAAAATTCATATAGAGATTGAAGGGTCCCTCCCGCTTGGACCGCTAGCCCAAGGCCGCTATAATACAGCTATCGAAATAATTTCATTCCCCGGCGGGCCTGACCTCAATTATGTGAGGTTTTGGTTTGCCGGAGCGAGCACAATAGGGGCGAAAAAATGGAGCAGATGAAAAGTGATATCAGAGACGGTATGCGGATTGACTGGGATGTGCCGATCAAAATGGAAGATGGGCTCATCCTCAGAGCCGATGTTTACCGGCCCATCGACGATGGCAAGTATCCGGTAATCATGACCTATGGCCCATATGGCAAGTATCTTCACTTTGAGGATCTTTATGAGACTTGCTGGACTCGCATGGTCGAGCAGCATCCCGACGTCCCCGCGGGCTCGACGAATAAATATCAGAACTGGGAGGTCGTAGATCCCGAAAAGTGGGTGCCCGATGGTTATGCCATTGTGCGCGTGGATTCTCGGGGTGCGGGCCGCTCTCCGGGCCATATGGATATTTGGTCTGCACGCGAGGCCAAGGATTTTTATCACTGCATCGAGTGGTCGGCTGAGCAGCCCTGGAGCACAGGCAAGGTCGGCCTGAACGGAATTTCCTACTACGGAATGAACCAGTGGCAGGTGAGTTCCCTGCAGCCGCCGCATCTGACGGCGATGTGCATCTGGGAGGGGGCGGCCGACTACTATCGCGACATGGGCCACCACGGCGGTATCTTCTGTAACGGTTTCGCCCGCGGGTGGCCGGAGATGCAGGTCTATACGGTGCAGAACGGTCGCGGCACCAGGGGATTTCGCAGCCGCATGAACGGCGACATGGTGTCGGGGCCTGAGACGCTGACCGAGGAGGAGCTTGGCTCGAATCGAAATGATTTTGGCCAGGACGTTTTCTCGAACAAGCTTGCGACCGATGAATTTTGGACCTCGCGCATGCCCGATTACTCGAAAATTAATGTGCCGCTTCTCTCGTCCGCCAACTGGGGCGGCCAGGGTCTCCACCCGCGAGGCAATTTTGAGGGCTATGAGCGCTCGGCCTCGAATCAAAAATGGCTTGAGGTGCACGGCATCGAGCATTGGACGGAATTTTATACCGACTATGGCGTGAATATACAGAAGAAATTTTTTGGCCATTTCCTAAAAGGTGAGGACACGGGGTGGAAGGATGAGCCCAAGGTTCGCCTCCAGGTGCGTCATCCGGGCGAGGTGTTTGTTGAGCGCGAGGAGAACGAGTGGCCGCTGGCGAGGACCGAGTGGACAAAGTTCTATCTCGACCCGGCGCGGCAGACTTTGGGCAAAGAGCCTCCCGCCCAGGCCGGAAGCGCCACCTATGCTGGCTTTGGTGACGGCGTAACGTTCCTCACCCCGCCGCTTGAGGCGGCGACCGAACTCACCGGCCCCTCGGCGGCCAAGTTGTTTGTTTCCTCTGAGACTGAGGACGCCGATCTTTTCTTGGTGGTTCGGATATTTACCGGCGATTTAAAGGAAGTGGTTTTCCAAGGGGCGCTCGATCCCCACACACCGATTGCACAGGGCTGGCTGCGCGCCTCGCACAGAAAGCTCGACCCGAATCTCACGACAGAGATTCGCCCCTATCACACCCACGATGAGATTCAGCCGCTTAAGCCGGGCGAGAGGGTCGAGTGTGATGTCGAGATTTGGGACACGAGCATCGTCGTTCCGGCTGGCCACCGCATCGGGCTCACCGTGCGCGGGAAGGACTACGAGTTCACTGGCGGCGCGGGCGCCGGGCTATCGAACATGAAGAATGCGTTCACGGGCTGCGGGTGTTTCATTCACAACGATCCAGGTGATCGCCCAGCCCATATTTACGGCGGCAACGTGACGCTCCACACCTCCCCCGAGGAGCCTGCCTATGTCCTTCTTCCGGTAATTCCGGAGAAATAGGCAAGACGCTCGTATACGGATAAAGAAAGGGGTCGCCCCTCCAAGACGGCTCCTCTAGGAGAGAGTAATGAGTGAAGAGAAATTTAGATCTGAAATCAGAGACGGTATGCGCATTGATTGGGACGTTCCGCTCAAGATGGACGATGGCCTCGTTCTGCGGGCCGACATCTACCGGCCAATCGAGGAGGGGAACTACCCGGCCCTGGTGACCTATGGCCCCTATGGGAAGTATCTGGCTTTTCAGGACGGCTACGAGGACCAGTGGGACCGTATGGTTGAGCTTCATCCCGATGTCGCCGCCGGCTCGACCAATAAATATCAGAACTGGGAGGTTGCAGACCCCGAGAAGTGGGTGCCCGACGGCTATGTCATCGTCCGGGTCGATTCACGCGGCACGGGGCGCTCACCGGGATTTATCGAGCTGTGGTCCCCGCGCGAGACGAAAGATTTTCACGACTGCATCGAGTGGACCGCCGAGCAAACTTGGTGCAATGGCAAAATTGGCATCAACGGCATCTCCTACTATGCCATGAACCAATGGCAGGTGGCGGCCTCTCAGCCGCCCCATCTGGCGGCGATATGCATCTGGGAGGGCGGAGCTGATTTTTACCGCGATCTGAGTCACCATGGCGGCATCGTAAACACCTTTTGTGAGAACTGGTACGACATGCAGGTGAAAACCGTCCAGCATGGCGTTGGGTCAAAGGGCTACCGCAGCCGCATCGCCCCCGATTGGGTGGCGGGGCCGGAGACGCTGACCGATGAGGAGCTTGGTGCGAATCGCTCGGATTTTGGTGCGGATGTTTTGGCGAATCCTCTGTCCACCGACGAATA encodes:
- a CDS encoding CocE/NonD family hydrolase, which encodes MRIDWDVPIKMEDGLILRADVYRPIDDGKYPVIMTYGPYGKYLHFEDLYETCWTRMVEQHPDVPAGSTNKYQNWEVVDPEKWVPDGYAIVRVDSRGAGRSPGHMDIWSAREAKDFYHCIEWSAEQPWSTGKVGLNGISYYGMNQWQVSSLQPPHLTAMCIWEGAADYYRDMGHHGGIFCNGFARGWPEMQVYTVQNGRGTRGFRSRMNGDMVSGPETLTEEELGSNRNDFGQDVFSNKLATDEFWTSRMPDYSKINVPLLSSANWGGQGLHPRGNFEGYERSASNQKWLEVHGIEHWTEFYTDYGVNIQKKFFGHFLKGEDTGWKDEPKVRLQVRHPGEVFVEREENEWPLARTEWTKFYLDPARQTLGKEPPAQAGSATYAGFGDGVTFLTPPLEAATELTGPSAAKLFVSSETEDADLFLVVRIFTGDLKEVVFQGALDPHTPIAQGWLRASHRKLDPNLTTEIRPYHTHDEIQPLKPGERVECDVEIWDTSIVVPAGHRIGLTVRGKDYEFTGGAGAGLSNMKNAFTGCGCFIHNDPGDRPAHIYGGNVTLHTSPEEPAYVLLPVIPEK
- a CDS encoding DMT family transporter, with translation MSNLFSSIGLAEILALSSSLTYSFTFIFLRQGLRSGSPLAGVLTMGAIVGSVGLIAAASRGTLQTSTLTPILWFALAGCVGQGVGQMASFTGIQRMGVSRAAPIQGSAPIWAILLAVLILGEKPGLFVWVGAACVVTGVGLLSKPKEGEGGSIKDWFQGSLIFPLGASLMFAIMPVVAKFGFALQNTPFVAVGVAFSSAVVFLCVSRFGLGIGGEIRFDRRSLRWFILAGLSTTLSAGFFWTSLSMGDVSIMMPLSRLGPLWAVLWTYLFLGHIERVTPRIFFSAFLIVSGGGFIMAFK